The following are encoded in a window of Procambarus clarkii isolate CNS0578487 chromosome 33, FALCON_Pclarkii_2.0, whole genome shotgun sequence genomic DNA:
- the LOC138370790 gene encoding probable serine/threonine-protein kinase samkC, whose translation MAINHPSHHGNTPANLKQRPQQEQTQPAALKQRPQQEQTTYQPQAASRAGADTTCRPQAAAPAGADNLPTSSSGPSRSRHNLPPSSSGPSRSRQPTNLKQRPQQEQTQPAALKQRPQQEQTQPTNLKQRPQQEQTQPAALKQRPQQEQTQPTNLKQRPQQEQTQPTNLKQRPQQEQTQPANLKQRPQQEQTQPANLKQRP comes from the coding sequence ATGGCAATCAACCACCCAAGCCACCATGGCAACACACCTGCTAACCTCAAGCAGCGGCCCCAGCAGGAGCAGACACAACCTGCCGCCCTCAAGCAGCGGCCCCAGCAGGAGCAGACAACCTACCAACCTCAAGCAGCGTCCCGAGCAGGAGCAGACACAACCTGCCGCCCTCAAGCAGCGGCCCCAGCAGGAGCAGACAACCTACCAACCTCAAGCAGCGGCCCCAGCAGGAGCAGACACAACCTGCCGCCCTCAAGCAGCGGCCCCAGCAGGAGCAGACAACCTACCAACCTCAAGCAGCGTCCCCAGCAGGAGCAGACACAACCTGCCGCCCTCAAGCAGCGGCCCCAGCAGGAGCAGACACAACCTACCAACCTCAAGCAGCGGCCCCAGCAGGAGCAGACACAACCTGCCGCCCTCAAGCAGCGGCCCCAGCAGGAGCAGACACAACCTACCAACCTCAAGCAGCGGCCCCAGCAGGAGCAGACACAACCTACCAACCTCAAGCAGCGGCCCCAGCAGGAGCAGACACAACCTGCTAACCTCAAGCAGCGGCCCCAGCAGGAGCAGACACAACCTGCCAACCTCAAGCAGCGGCCCTAG